From one Gemella morbillorum genomic stretch:
- the gatB gene encoding Asp-tRNA(Asn)/Glu-tRNA(Gln) amidotransferase subunit GatB produces MHFETVIGLEVHVELKTDSKIFSPSPAHFGAEPNTNTNVIDLGYPGVLPVVNKRAVEWGMKAAMALNMTVARESKFDRKNYFYPDNPKAYQISQFDQPIGENGWIDIEVNGETKRIGITRAHLEEDAGKLTHKNGYSLVDLNRQGTPLIEIVSEPDIRTPEEAYAYLEKLRSIIQYIEVSDVKMEEGSMRCDANISIRPYGQDKFGTKTELKNLNSFTFVRKGLEYEEKRQEQVILSGGKIEQETRRFDETTGTTKLMRVKEGSDDYRYFPEPDIVPMIISDEWMEEVRKTIPELPDARQKRYQEELGLPAYDAHVLTLTKEMSDMFEKTVSLGADAKLASNYLMVDVNAYLNKVQKELSETELTAEGLAGMIKLITDGTISSKIAKKVFAELIEHGGDAAQIVKEKGLVQVSDSGQLLAWVNEALDNNPKSIEDYKNGRDRAIGFLVGQIMKASKGQANPQMINKMLLEEIVKR; encoded by the coding sequence ATGCATTTTGAAACAGTAATTGGACTAGAAGTCCATGTAGAATTAAAAACAGATTCAAAAATATTTTCACCATCTCCAGCTCACTTTGGTGCAGAACCGAATACTAACACTAACGTAATCGACTTAGGATACCCTGGGGTACTTCCAGTGGTAAACAAAAGAGCGGTAGAATGGGGAATGAAAGCTGCAATGGCTCTTAACATGACAGTAGCTCGCGAGTCAAAATTTGATAGAAAAAACTACTTCTATCCAGATAACCCGAAAGCATACCAAATCTCTCAATTCGATCAACCAATCGGGGAAAACGGATGGATTGATATCGAAGTAAACGGAGAAACAAAACGTATCGGTATTACACGTGCTCACCTTGAAGAAGATGCTGGTAAACTAACTCACAAAAATGGTTATTCACTAGTAGACCTTAACCGTCAAGGAACACCTCTTATCGAAATCGTATCTGAGCCAGATATTAGAACACCAGAAGAAGCATATGCTTACTTAGAAAAACTACGTTCAATTATTCAATATATCGAAGTATCAGACGTTAAGATGGAAGAAGGATCTATGCGTTGTGACGCGAATATTTCTATTCGTCCTTATGGTCAAGATAAATTTGGTACAAAAACAGAGCTTAAAAACTTAAACTCATTTACTTTCGTAAGAAAAGGTCTTGAGTATGAAGAAAAACGTCAAGAACAAGTAATCCTATCAGGAGGAAAAATCGAGCAAGAAACACGTCGTTTCGATGAAACAACAGGAACTACAAAACTAATGCGTGTTAAAGAAGGTTCTGATGATTACCGTTACTTCCCAGAGCCAGATATCGTACCTATGATTATCTCTGATGAATGGATGGAAGAAGTAAGAAAAACTATCCCAGAACTTCCAGATGCTCGTCAAAAAAGATACCAAGAAGAACTTGGACTACCAGCATATGACGCACACGTACTGACGCTAACAAAAGAAATGTCAGATATGTTTGAAAAAACTGTATCATTAGGAGCTGATGCAAAATTAGCATCTAACTATCTAATGGTAGATGTGAATGCTTATTTAAATAAAGTTCAAAAAGAACTTAGCGAAACTGAACTTACTGCAGAAGGTTTAGCAGGAATGATTAAACTAATTACTGATGGAACAATCTCAAGTAAAATCGCGAAAAAAGTATTTGCAGAACTTATCGAACACGGTGGAGATGCTGCACAAATCGTTAAAGAAAAAGGTCTTGTACAAGTATCAGATAGCGGACAACTACTTGCTTGGGTTAACGAAGCATTAGATAACAATCCAAAATCTATCGAAGACTACAAAAACGGACGCGACCGTGCTATTGGTTTCTTAGTAGGACAAATTATGAAAGCTTCTAAAGGACAAGCCAACCCACAAATGATTAACAAAATGCTATTAGAAGAAATAGTGAAAAGATAA
- the uvrB gene encoding excinuclease ABC subunit UvrB: MEVNRLHVDFDLQSSYEPKGDQVNAIRELTEGLNNGEKYQTLLGATGTGKTFTIANIVKNVGKPTLVLAHNKTLAGQLYNELKEFFPNNRVEYFVSYYDYFQPEAYVPSTDTYIEKDSSVNDEIDKLRHSATSSLFDRDDVIIVSSVSCIYGLGSPEEYSSLVLSLRVGDEINRNKILEKLINIQYMRNDIDFTRGTFRVRGDVIEIFPASRSENSVRIEMFGDEIERIREINSLTGEVLSELNHIAIYPASHFVAGEEKTKEAIKRIRAELEDRLKVFNLENKLLEAQRLEQRTNYDLEMMEEMGFCSGIENYSLHLTLREPGSTPYTLLDYFPKDWLLVVDESHVTLPQVRGMFNGDRARKQVLVDYGFRLPTALDNRPLNFTEFENKLNQAIFVSATPGDYELEHSSKITEQIIRPTGLLDPIIDVRPVSDQVFDITKEAEKIIEKGERVLITTLTKKMAEALTAYLKENGLKVEYLHSDIKTLERTEIIRNLRLGKFDILVGINLLREGLDIPEVSLVAILDADKEGFLRGDKALLQTIGRAARNANGRVIMYADNITRSMRKAIDETNRRREIQMAYNEEHGITPQTIIKGIRDSISAKKEVLPDESVELVQDTNITDDNIEEHLAELEQEMFAAAGKFDFERAAVLRDTIAELKEKYKI, encoded by the coding sequence TTGGAAGTTAATAGATTACATGTTGACTTTGATCTTCAAAGTAGTTATGAACCAAAAGGAGACCAAGTAAATGCTATTCGTGAACTTACCGAGGGACTTAATAATGGTGAAAAATATCAAACTCTTCTTGGGGCTACAGGTACTGGTAAAACTTTTACAATTGCTAACATTGTAAAAAATGTTGGTAAACCTACTCTTGTCCTTGCTCATAACAAAACATTAGCTGGTCAGTTATACAATGAATTAAAAGAATTTTTCCCAAATAATCGTGTTGAATATTTTGTATCTTACTATGATTATTTCCAACCAGAAGCATATGTTCCATCAACTGACACATATATCGAGAAAGATTCTTCTGTCAATGATGAAATAGATAAACTACGCCACAGTGCCACATCTTCATTATTCGACCGTGATGATGTTATTATTGTTTCTAGTGTCAGCTGTATCTATGGTCTTGGATCTCCAGAGGAATATTCTTCACTTGTCCTGTCATTACGTGTTGGAGACGAAATTAATCGCAATAAAATATTAGAAAAATTAATTAATATTCAATATATGCGTAATGATATAGATTTTACCCGTGGAACTTTTAGAGTACGTGGTGATGTTATTGAAATCTTCCCTGCATCACGAAGCGAAAATTCAGTTCGTATAGAAATGTTTGGTGATGAGATAGAACGTATCCGCGAAATCAATTCTCTTACTGGAGAAGTTCTTTCTGAACTTAATCATATAGCTATTTATCCTGCGAGCCACTTCGTTGCAGGTGAGGAAAAAACTAAAGAAGCTATCAAACGTATTCGTGCTGAACTAGAAGATAGACTAAAAGTTTTTAATTTAGAAAACAAACTGTTAGAAGCACAACGTTTAGAACAACGTACTAACTATGACCTAGAAATGATGGAGGAAATGGGATTTTGTTCAGGAATAGAGAACTATTCACTACATTTAACATTGCGTGAACCTGGTTCTACTCCTTATACATTGTTAGACTATTTCCCTAAAGATTGGTTACTTGTTGTTGATGAATCTCACGTTACCCTACCTCAAGTAAGAGGAATGTTTAATGGAGACCGCGCTCGTAAACAAGTCCTTGTAGATTATGGGTTTAGATTACCTACTGCTTTAGACAATCGCCCACTAAACTTTACAGAATTCGAAAACAAATTAAACCAAGCTATTTTTGTTTCAGCTACGCCTGGTGATTATGAATTAGAACATAGTTCTAAAATTACTGAACAAATTATTCGACCTACTGGGTTACTTGATCCGATAATTGATGTCCGACCAGTTAGTGATCAAGTGTTTGATATAACTAAAGAAGCGGAGAAAATCATCGAAAAAGGTGAACGTGTTCTTATTACTACACTTACTAAAAAAATGGCAGAAGCACTTACCGCTTATCTTAAAGAAAATGGTCTTAAAGTAGAATATCTTCATTCTGATATTAAAACTTTGGAGCGTACAGAAATAATTCGAAACTTGCGTCTTGGAAAATTTGATATTCTTGTCGGAATAAACCTATTACGTGAAGGTCTTGATATTCCAGAAGTATCGCTAGTTGCTATATTAGATGCCGATAAAGAAGGGTTTTTACGTGGTGATAAGGCATTATTACAAACAATCGGACGTGCCGCTCGTAACGCTAATGGGCGTGTAATAATGTATGCTGATAATATTACACGAAGTATGCGTAAAGCGATAGATGAAACTAATCGTCGTCGAGAAATTCAAATGGCTTATAATGAAGAACATGGAATTACTCCACAAACAATTATTAAAGGTATTCGAGATAGCATTAGTGCGAAAAAAGAAGTTCTTCCAGATGAGTCTGTAGAACTTGTACAAGATACAAATATTACTGATGATAATATAGAAGAACACTTAGCAGAACTAGAGCAAGAAATGTTCGCTGCTGCTGGGAAATTCGACTTTGAGCGTGCAGCAGTTCTTCGTGATACTATCGCAGAGCTAAAAGAAAAATACAAAATTTAA
- a CDS encoding cysteine hydrolase family protein, translated as MEALIVIDIQEGLINLGPANKENYIKKVKETISSFEEAGRDIIYIRHTESEGFLSEGDQSWLIYHELSPRPQDKIFNKNFNSIFKKTDVKAYLDSKGIKSYTMVGMQAEFCIDTSLKIGFEYGFEQVLVRDAITTFDNNHLKAQQIIDFYQDYIWNNRFAKVLDIEDVKKLLN; from the coding sequence ATGGAAGCATTGATTGTTATTGATATTCAGGAAGGATTAATTAACCTTGGCCCTGCTAATAAAGAGAATTATATTAAGAAAGTGAAGGAAACTATTTCGAGTTTTGAAGAAGCTGGTAGAGATATTATTTATATCCGCCATACAGAATCTGAAGGTTTTCTTTCAGAAGGGGACCAAAGCTGGTTAATATATCACGAATTAAGTCCACGACCTCAGGACAAAATTTTTAATAAAAATTTTAACTCTATATTCAAAAAAACAGATGTAAAAGCTTACCTTGATAGTAAAGGAATTAAGAGTTATACTATGGTGGGGATGCAAGCAGAGTTTTGTATTGATACCTCATTAAAAATTGGTTTTGAGTATGGCTTTGAACAAGTTTTAGTGAGAGATGCTATCACAACTTTTGATAATAATCATTTAAAAGCACAGCAAATTATTGACTTTTATCAAGATTATATTTGGAATAATCGCTTTGCGAAAGTTCTAGATATTGAAGATGTAAAAAAGCTTCTAAATTAA
- the gatC gene encoding Asp-tRNA(Asn)/Glu-tRNA(Gln) amidotransferase subunit GatC, whose translation MSTITREQVNHIAHLSRLEIKEEEVAGYIEKLEKVVDLFNEVNSAPTENVKPTYHVLDLVNVFREDVAEPGMDREEVLKNAHETEAGQFKVPTIID comes from the coding sequence ATGTCAACAATTACAAGAGAACAAGTAAATCATATTGCACATCTTTCAAGATTAGAAATCAAAGAAGAGGAAGTTGCAGGATACATTGAAAAATTAGAAAAAGTTGTAGATTTATTCAACGAAGTAAACAGTGCACCAACAGAAAATGTAAAACCAACATATCACGTTTTAGACTTAGTGAATGTTTTCCGTGAGGATGTAGCAGAGCCTGGAATGGATAGAGAAGAAGTTCTTAAAAATGCTCACGAAACAGAAGCAGGACAATTCAAAGTACCTACTATCATAGATTAA
- a CDS encoding APC family permease, giving the protein MEKEAKKIFWYTLAFMAFSTVWAFGNIVNGYSEFGGLKSIFSWVLIFAIYFIPYSLIVGELGSTFKDAGGGVSSWISETHSKLLAYYAGWTIWVVHMPYISQKPSRIIAAFSWAIYRDNRISKMDITFVQIISLVIFLVALFLAARGINFIKKLATLAGSSMFIMSLLFIFMAISAPSITGAKTYNIDWSLDTFMPTFDVKYVTSIAILVFAVGGCEKISPYVNKMKKPSTDFPKGMMTLVLMVVTTAILGTFALALMFDTNNIPKDLLTNGTYYAFQTLGNYYGVGNLFLVIYAVVDFIGQVSIVIISIDAPLRMLLGSADEQYIPKKLLVKNENDVYTNGLKLVGVIVSILIIIPMFGIKEVNELFRWLVKLNAVCMPLRYLWVFAAYIFLKKAAEKFQSEYKFVKNKYVGIGLGAWCFFLTAFACITGMYTPGSPFQTAMNIITPIVLISLGLIMPLLAKKNNSK; this is encoded by the coding sequence ATGGAGAAAGAAGCTAAAAAGATATTTTGGTATACATTAGCTTTTATGGCCTTCTCTACTGTTTGGGCATTTGGTAACATCGTTAACGGTTACTCGGAATTTGGCGGGCTTAAATCTATTTTCTCATGGGTTTTAATATTTGCTATTTACTTTATTCCATATTCACTTATTGTTGGGGAACTAGGATCTACATTCAAAGACGCTGGTGGAGGTGTTAGTTCTTGGATTAGCGAAACACACAGTAAATTATTAGCTTACTATGCAGGTTGGACAATATGGGTAGTTCATATGCCTTATATTTCTCAAAAACCATCACGTATTATTGCGGCATTCAGTTGGGCTATATACAGAGATAACCGCATTAGTAAAATGGATATTACATTTGTGCAAATTATTTCACTTGTAATATTCTTAGTAGCGTTATTTTTAGCTGCAAGAGGAATCAACTTCATTAAAAAACTTGCAACATTAGCAGGTTCGTCAATGTTTATTATGTCGTTATTATTCATATTTATGGCTATTTCTGCACCATCTATTACGGGTGCAAAAACTTATAATATCGATTGGTCTTTAGATACATTTATGCCAACATTCGATGTTAAGTATGTAACCTCAATAGCTATCTTAGTCTTTGCCGTCGGTGGCTGTGAGAAAATTTCGCCTTATGTTAATAAGATGAAAAAACCTTCAACTGATTTCCCGAAAGGAATGATGACTTTAGTTCTTATGGTTGTAACAACAGCTATTTTAGGAACATTCGCACTTGCTTTAATGTTTGATACTAATAATATTCCAAAAGATTTACTAACTAATGGTACTTATTACGCATTCCAAACATTAGGTAACTACTACGGCGTTGGTAACTTGTTCTTAGTTATTTATGCAGTAGTTGATTTTATCGGGCAAGTTTCTATCGTTATTATCTCGATCGATGCTCCATTACGTATGCTATTAGGAAGCGCTGATGAGCAATATATACCTAAAAAATTACTAGTTAAAAATGAAAACGATGTTTACACTAATGGTCTAAAACTAGTTGGTGTAATCGTATCTATCCTTATCATAATTCCGATGTTTGGGATTAAAGAGGTAAATGAGCTGTTCAGATGGTTAGTTAAATTAAACGCTGTTTGTATGCCTCTACGTTATTTATGGGTATTTGCCGCTTATATTTTCTTGAAAAAAGCAGCAGAGAAATTCCAATCAGAATACAAATTTGTTAAAAATAAATATGTTGGTATTGGTTTAGGAGCATGGTGTTTCTTCCTTACTGCATTCGCTTGTATCACTGGAATGTATACACCAGGAAGTCCATTCCAAACAGCAATGAACATTATTACACCAATAGTTCTTATCTCACTTGGTTTAATTATGCCTCTTCTTGCGAAAAAAAATAATAGTAAATAA
- the gatA gene encoding Asp-tRNA(Asn)/Glu-tRNA(Gln) amidotransferase subunit GatA, protein MSLIHESIESLELKLKNKEIKPSDLVKESLDRIKATEEKVGSFITVTEEIALKQAEAMDKLQESGQATGKLFGIPMGIKDNIVTKDIQTTCASKILEGFNPIYDATVMNKLNAENPILMGKLNMDEFAMGGSTENSYYKLTRNPHDLDAVPGGSSGGSATAIAAGQVSFTLGSDTGGSVRQPASYCGVVGLKPTYGRVSRFGLVAFASSLDQIGPMTRTVKDNARVLEIISGLDAHDMTSAPVEVPEFSKIITGDIKGKKIALPKEYFGAGIDEDVKKAVLDGVKYLESQGAIVEEVSLPNTDYAISTYYIIASAEASSNLSRFDGIRYGYRSPNATNLEEIYKKTRGEGFGAEVKRRIMLGTYVLSSGYYDAYYKKAQQVRTLIKEDFDRVFKEYDVIIGPTAPTVAFNIGEEIGDPVTMYANDILTIPVNMAGLPGLSIPCGFKGKRPIGMQLIAKPFAESTLYDVAYNFEQHYNLHDKKIEL, encoded by the coding sequence ATGAGTTTAATACATGAATCAATAGAAAGTTTAGAACTTAAACTGAAAAACAAAGAAATTAAACCAAGTGATTTAGTAAAAGAATCATTAGACAGAATTAAAGCAACTGAAGAAAAAGTTGGATCTTTTATTACAGTTACAGAAGAGATTGCACTTAAACAAGCAGAAGCTATGGATAAACTCCAAGAAAGTGGGCAAGCAACTGGAAAATTATTCGGTATTCCTATGGGAATCAAAGATAATATCGTAACAAAAGATATCCAAACAACATGTGCATCAAAAATTTTGGAAGGATTTAATCCAATTTATGATGCGACAGTAATGAATAAACTTAATGCGGAAAATCCAATCCTTATGGGGAAACTAAACATGGACGAGTTCGCGATGGGAGGATCTACAGAAAACTCTTATTACAAACTTACTCGTAACCCGCATGACTTAGATGCAGTACCTGGAGGATCAAGTGGTGGTAGTGCGACAGCTATAGCTGCAGGGCAAGTTAGCTTTACACTAGGAAGTGATACTGGTGGATCAGTACGTCAACCAGCATCATACTGTGGTGTTGTTGGACTTAAACCAACATACGGACGTGTATCACGTTTTGGTCTTGTTGCCTTTGCATCATCTCTTGACCAAATCGGGCCAATGACACGTACAGTAAAAGACAATGCACGCGTATTAGAAATCATCTCTGGATTAGATGCTCATGATATGACGAGTGCACCAGTAGAAGTACCAGAATTCAGCAAAATTATTACTGGAGATATTAAAGGTAAAAAAATTGCCCTTCCGAAAGAATACTTTGGTGCAGGAATTGATGAAGATGTTAAAAAAGCAGTTCTTGATGGTGTAAAATACCTAGAAAGTCAGGGAGCAATAGTAGAAGAAGTAAGCCTTCCAAATACAGACTATGCTATCTCAACATACTACATTATCGCATCAGCTGAAGCAAGTTCGAACCTTTCACGTTTTGACGGAATTCGCTATGGATACAGAAGTCCAAATGCAACTAACTTAGAAGAAATCTACAAAAAAACTCGTGGAGAGGGATTCGGTGCTGAGGTTAAACGTCGTATTATGTTAGGAACATATGTATTATCTTCAGGATATTACGATGCATACTACAAAAAAGCACAACAGGTTCGTACTTTAATCAAAGAAGATTTCGATAGAGTATTCAAAGAATATGATGTAATCATCGGACCAACAGCTCCAACAGTTGCATTCAATATCGGAGAAGAAATCGGAGACCCAGTTACAATGTACGCAAATGATATACTGACTATTCCAGTTAACATGGCTGGACTACCAGGATTAAGCATTCCATGTGGATTTAAAGGTAAACGTCCAATCGGTATGCAATTAATCGCAAAACCATTCGCAGAATCAACATTGTATGATGTAGCGTACAACTTCGAACAACACTACAACTTACACGATAAAAAAATAGAATTATAA
- the prmA gene encoding 50S ribosomal protein L11 methyltransferase has product MENWIEITIHTTNEASEIVESILLDYGSTGVAIEDPTTLEENLHDDFGTIVELSPTDYPEIGVIVKGYINELNFDDETFNRFKDELEQLGKNINIGEFFKIETTTIQDSDWENSWKDYFDILNIGEKFVIVPTWRKYENEEDKYVINIDPGMAFGTGGHETTSLCIKNLEKYVKPHDNVIDVGCGSGILSIAASYLTDGSLKAVDLDKLAVDVSRENFALNNLENRIEVEEASLLTKETKKYDVIVANILAHIIELMLKDAYKLLEDGGYFITSGIIKDKKDELLEKMLEQGFKLVEETSDNEWYSFVVTK; this is encoded by the coding sequence ATGGAAAATTGGATTGAAATTACAATTCACACTACTAACGAAGCTAGTGAAATAGTTGAATCTATTTTGTTAGATTATGGTTCTACTGGTGTTGCTATCGAAGACCCTACTACACTAGAAGAAAATCTACACGATGACTTTGGTACTATTGTTGAACTTAGTCCAACTGATTATCCAGAAATTGGAGTTATAGTTAAAGGATATATTAATGAACTAAACTTTGATGATGAAACTTTTAATCGTTTTAAAGATGAATTAGAACAATTAGGAAAAAATATTAATATTGGAGAATTCTTCAAAATCGAAACTACTACTATTCAAGATAGCGATTGGGAAAATTCTTGGAAGGATTATTTCGATATTCTTAATATCGGAGAAAAATTTGTAATTGTACCAACTTGGCGCAAGTATGAGAATGAGGAAGATAAATATGTAATCAATATTGATCCTGGTATGGCTTTTGGTACTGGTGGGCATGAGACTACTTCTCTTTGTATTAAAAACTTAGAAAAATATGTTAAACCTCATGATAATGTTATCGATGTAGGTTGCGGAAGTGGTATTCTAAGTATTGCAGCCAGTTACCTAACTGACGGTAGTCTTAAAGCTGTTGATCTTGATAAACTTGCTGTTGACGTTTCTCGTGAAAATTTCGCCCTTAATAATCTTGAAAATCGTATTGAAGTTGAGGAAGCTAGCCTTCTTACTAAAGAAACAAAAAAATATGATGTTATAGTTGCTAATATATTAGCTCATATTATTGAACTTATGTTGAAAGATGCTTATAAACTACTTGAAGATGGCGGATACTTCATCACTTCTGGAATCATCAAAGATAAAAAAGATGAATTACTAGAAAAAATGTTAGAACAAGGTTTTAAACTTGTTGAAGAAACTTCAGATAACGAATGGTACTCATTTGTTGTAACTAAATAA
- a CDS encoding AbiH family protein, producing the protein MEHLITPDVLLVIGNGFDRQCELKSSYYDFLMYILKSNEENENPENEILNKYLDYIEFCSDVFKINNLSQNYRRNYQIEELNIWYLIFLYKKLLMKKDWNFIEAQILQEITVDNFGLNIFSKVAFGILTRYIFDNNLESNIKLVFSNLDYNLLPNIYNALAYNLYSKIKSKQNNNIVYKNIINGLNEWKGGIDKKIEDILLSSEYSNEKVKVEVDKLRDLLNCVAELLLEELKEVESDFIMYLDNKINTHNPYLNNSNILASNLLKNSKTNNKNINCNILSFNYTEPWGQKFNFRDNFIHVNLVRNIHGTLKNKNIIFGVDDNIIDADSESYRFTKVSRIMEMNTIKESMSTPINVILDKSVSRVVFYGHSLSDADYGYFRMIFDEYVKKENVCFEFCYTVFEGTTEKNEIIKLREGISRLFGRYEKENYERKYILKDLNLNNRIKFREIPKLSDENKLKN; encoded by the coding sequence ATGGAACATTTAATAACTCCAGATGTTTTGCTGGTGATAGGAAATGGATTTGATCGTCAATGTGAATTAAAAAGCTCATATTACGATTTTTTAATGTATATATTAAAAAGTAATGAAGAAAATGAAAATCCAGAAAATGAGATATTAAATAAATATTTAGATTATATAGAATTCTGTTCGGACGTATTTAAAATTAATAATCTTAGTCAAAATTATAGAAGAAATTATCAAATTGAAGAACTAAACATTTGGTATTTAATCTTTTTATATAAAAAATTATTAATGAAAAAAGATTGGAATTTTATAGAAGCACAAATTTTGCAGGAGATAACTGTAGATAATTTTGGTCTAAACATATTTTCTAAGGTCGCATTTGGAATTTTAACCAGATACATATTTGACAATAATTTAGAGAGTAATATAAAATTAGTTTTTAGTAATCTAGATTATAATTTATTACCAAATATATATAATGCATTGGCTTATAACTTATATAGTAAAATTAAGAGTAAGCAAAATAATAATATAGTATATAAAAATATAATTAATGGGTTAAATGAGTGGAAGGGAGGTATCGATAAAAAGATAGAAGATATATTATTATCTAGTGAGTATTCAAATGAAAAAGTTAAAGTAGAAGTTGATAAATTAAGAGATTTACTAAACTGTGTTGCAGAGCTTTTATTAGAAGAATTAAAAGAAGTAGAAAGTGATTTTATTATGTATTTAGATAATAAAATTAATACGCATAATCCCTACTTAAATAATTCAAATATTTTAGCTAGCAATTTGTTGAAGAATAGTAAAACAAATAATAAAAATATAAATTGTAATATTTTATCATTTAATTATACTGAACCATGGGGACAAAAATTTAATTTTAGAGATAATTTTATACATGTAAATCTGGTTAGAAATATTCATGGAACTTTAAAGAATAAAAATATAATCTTTGGAGTTGATGATAATATAATTGATGCTGATAGTGAAAGTTATAGATTTACAAAAGTATCTAGAATAATGGAAATGAATACTATTAAAGAAAGTATGTCTACTCCAATAAATGTTATATTAGATAAAAGTGTAAGTAGAGTAGTATTTTATGGCCATTCTTTATCTGATGCTGACTATGGATATTTTCGGATGATATTTGATGAATATGTAAAAAAAGAAAATGTATGTTTTGAATTTTGCTATACAGTATTTGAAGGAACTACAGAGAAGAATGAAATTATAAAATTAAGAGAAGGAATTTCAAGGTTATTTGGAAGATACGAAAAAGAGAATTATGAGAGAAAGTATATATTAAAAGACTTGAATTTAAATAATAGAATAAAATTTAGAGAAATACCTAAATTATCAGATGAAAATAAATTAAAAAATTAG
- a CDS encoding ketopantoate reductase family protein: MRILIYGAGVIGCLYATLFSKVGFDTTIYARGRRLESFKQNGLLYFKNKNIKKANVNIIHKLEDNDIYDFVFLTVKTNQIHVALEELKNNNSPNIVTMVNTLEKYDVWGKICGKGRIIPAFPGAGGSFEGNILKAALTPSIIQATTFGEINGNKSKRLSQLAILFKKSHIPYKIEKDMHAWQLCHLAMIVPIADAYYEAGVPEKAGEDKELMKKTAISIKKNLDSLCKLGVMLTPKKMKVLHMLPVQILSIGLRFTFRSEFGNTFMYQHSMKALDEMRVLHNQFYSYVESGGVRN; the protein is encoded by the coding sequence ATGAGAATCTTAATATATGGAGCAGGAGTAATTGGATGTTTATATGCGACACTATTTAGTAAAGTGGGATTTGATACAACTATATATGCAAGAGGTAGGAGGTTAGAATCTTTTAAACAAAATGGGTTATTATATTTTAAAAATAAAAATATAAAAAAAGCAAATGTGAATATTATTCATAAGCTAGAAGATAATGATATTTATGATTTTGTATTTTTGACAGTAAAAACAAATCAAATCCATGTAGCATTAGAGGAACTAAAAAATAATAATAGTCCTAATATTGTGACAATGGTTAATACATTAGAAAAATATGATGTGTGGGGGAAAATATGCGGTAAAGGGAGAATAATACCTGCATTTCCAGGAGCAGGAGGTAGTTTTGAAGGAAATATACTAAAAGCTGCTCTTACGCCTAGTATTATCCAAGCGACGACTTTTGGTGAAATAAATGGTAATAAATCAAAAAGATTATCGCAATTAGCTATTCTCTTTAAAAAATCTCATATACCTTATAAAATAGAAAAAGATATGCATGCATGGCAATTGTGTCATTTGGCTATGATAGTTCCGATTGCAGATGCCTATTATGAAGCTGGTGTTCCAGAAAAAGCAGGAGAAGACAAAGAGCTAATGAAAAAAACGGCAATAAGTATAAAGAAAAATTTGGACTCTCTATGTAAATTAGGAGTAATGCTAACTCCTAAAAAAATGAAAGTGTTACACATGCTACCAGTACAAATATTGAGTATTGGACTGCGTTTTACATTCCGAAGTGAATTCGGTAATACATTTATGTATCAACACTCAATGAAAGCTTTAGATGAAATGAGGGTGTTACATAATCAGTTTTATAGTTATGTTGAGAGTGGGGGAGTTAGAAATTAA